Proteins co-encoded in one Corylus avellana chromosome ca9, CavTom2PMs-1.0 genomic window:
- the LOC132162298 gene encoding uncharacterized protein LOC132162298, with the protein MEVSSGFLEDESVSKSGAVESPVKVAQKSEAQDWRQLFHKEKSIGTLQYFAHSHEGGRVVVKPPKEAIKEGISKWSSSLVGQFLDKPLPYYIVKRSVQSIWAQYGKVEVFLLENGLYLFKFADEKTRDEEMEARVWHMANKPLILRKWTPGIQLLKISLSSVPVWIKLHNLPIEFWNATCLSYIASGVGKPICANSVTEEQLRLGFARVLVEVDMNSVFPKEVEIVGVDGGRVVVGIEYPWLPVKCKKCKLFGHLSHTCTKVEKQVWLPKHTEPVQNLNAGLVVEKAAELKNGGSNIVAEPKWNVGVDRRHLWSDLCSMKGKVCNNPWMICGDFNVVLSLAEKWGSDKLSSYEIEFGQCVNDLEVLDLNFSGCFYTWTNKSEEPWFVARKLDRVLANVNWMRSFGSTAVEFLSEGISDHSPTIISAGSLQSFGPKPFKFYNFWLEHEGFLDWVNEGWSIQTEGFPMYQLYVKLRSMKAILKEKNMVCFGNLKQRVIQARENLTLAQNGVLASFGSADSLLKERECLYAYVSITRAEESFLKQKARNQWLQLGDQNNSFFHRSLKVQNARKTINYLWDEHGTKVDDVDQIKKVAEDFYKNLLGTDQVQFTEAKVARVRQLIPVAISLEHAAILEKKVTAEEIRDTLFHMKANKALGPDGFSADFFKSTWSIVGQEAVAAIKGDLVSMNQSAFIPSRNISENVLLAQELVRGYHKEKGNPRCTLKIDLMKAYDSFEGKKGLRQGDPISPYLFVLAMEVFSWIMADHTSGNGGFEFHPKCVRMRLTHLCFADDLLIFSEASLSSIRVIKVALLEFENLSGLKANPSKSSFYCSEISDRLKHVLLDDLRMKEGHLLVRYLGVPLISSRLSSADCGALLSRIYGRIDSWLFKNLSYAGRLQLLSSVLYSLQVYWMGIFILPKKIIRAIEQKFNRFLWNGKEEGVAKAKVAWSNLCFPKKEGGILIEQYGFRVVYDAQSNIEAKLSSVICNGDWFWRPARSEALVAIQASLSKDVYVSAKTWEALRKKNAEVKGYLNGVIRVIFNDVFVIVKLKLVITSSLNAVLVLEYGNMAWFVVGCVGLLLSGIILCS; encoded by the exons ATGGAGGTTTCTTCTGGGTTTCTTGAGGATGAATCTGTGAGCAAATCTGGTGCTGTTGAGTCTCCAGTTAAGGTTGCTCAGAAGAGTGAAGCACAGGATTGGAGGCAACTGTTTCATAAGGAGAAATCCATAGGAACATTGCAGTATTTCGCTCATTCTCATGAGGGTGGACGAGTTGTAGTGAAGCCTCCAAAGGAAGCGATTAAGGAAGGTATTTCAAAATGGTCCTCTTCTCTGGTAGGCCAGTTTCTTGATAAACCTCTTCCTTATTATATTGTTAAACGTTCTGTTCAGAGTATTTGGGCTCAATATGGGAAGGTTGAAGTTTTCTTGTTGGAGAAtggattatatttgtttaaatttgctGATGAGAAGACACGAGATGAGGAGATGGAGGCAAGAGTCTGGCATATGGCTAATAAACCTTTGATCTTACGCAAATGGACCCCTGGTATACAACTTCTAAAGATTTCTCTATCTTCTGTtcctgtttggattaaattgcATAATCTGCCTATTGAGTTTTGGAATGCTACATGTTTGAGTTATATAGCTAGTGGTGTTGGTAAGCCTATATGTGCTAATTCGGTTACTGAGGAACAGTTGAGGCTTGGTTTTGCTAGAGTTTTGGTTGAAGTAGATATGAATTCTGTTTTTCCTAAAGAGGTTGAAATTGTTGGTGTTGATGGGGGTAGGGTTGTAGTTGGCATTGAATATCCATGGCTTCCTGTTAAATGTAAGAAATGTAAGTTGTTTGGTCATCTTTCTCATACTTGCACAAAGGTTGAGAAACAGGTTTGGCTTCCAAAACATACTGAGCCTGTTCAAAATTTGAATGCTGGTCTTGTGGTGGAAAAGGCTGCTGAGTTGAAGAATGGTGGTTCTAATATAGTGGCTGAACCTAAATGGAATGTG GGGGTGGATAGAAGGCATCTTTGGTCTGATTTATGTTCTATGAAGGGAAAAGTATGTAATAATCCTTGGATGATTTGTGGGGATTTTAATGTAGTTCTTTCTTTGGCTGAAAAATGGGGTTCTGATAAGCTTTCTTCGTATGAAATTGAATTTGGTCAATGTGTGAATGATCTTGAAGTTTTGGATCTTAATTTTAGTGGGTGTTTTTACACTTGGACTAATAAAAGTGAGGAGCCTTGGTTTGTAGCCAGAAAATTGGATAGAGTTTTGGCTAATGTGAATTGGATGCGTTCTTTTGGAAGTACTGCTGTGGAATTCCTTTCTGAGGGAATTTCTGATCATTCCCCTACTATTATTTCAGCAGGTTCTTTACAAAGTTTTGGCCCTAAACCCTTTAAGTTCTATAACTTTTGGTTGGAGCATGAAGGGTTCTTGGATTGGGTTAATGAGGGTTGGAGCATTCAGACTGAGGGCTTCCCTATGTATCAGTTGTATGTGAAACTTCGGTCTATGAAAGCTAttttaaaggagaaaaatatgGTTTGTTTTGGGAATTTAAAGCAAAGGGTTATTCAAGCTCGTGAGAATCTGACTTTAGCTCAGAATGGTGTTCTTGCTTCTTTTGGTAGTGCTGATAGTCTTCTTAAAGAAAGGGAATGTCTTTATGCTTATGTTTCCATTACTAGAGCTGAGGAATCCTTTTTGAAACAGAAGGCTAGGAATCAATGGTTGCAATTGGGAGATCAGAATAATAGTTTTTTCCATAGATCTCTAAAGGTTCAAAATGCTAGGAAAACTATTAACTATTTGTGGGATGAGCATGGCACTAAAGTAGATGATGTTGATCAGATCAAGAAGGTGGCTGAGGATTTTTACAAGAATCTGTTAGGTACAGATCAGGTGCAATTTACTGAGGCAAAAGTAGCTAGAGTTAGGCAACTTATTCCTGTTGCTATATCTCTTGAACATGCAGCCATTTTGGAGAAGAAGGTTACTGCAGAAGAAATTAGAGACACCTTATTTCATATGAAAGCAAACAAGGCTCTTGGTCCTGATGGGTTTTCTGcagatttttttaaatctacTTGGTCTATTGTGGGACAGGAGGCAGTGGCTGCCATTAAag GTGATTTGGTGAGTATGAACCAATCTGCTTTTATTCCTTCTAGGAATATTTCTGAGAATGTTTTATTGGCTCAGGAACTTGTGAGGGGTTATCATAAGGAAAAAGGGAATCCTAGATGCACTTTAAAAATAGACCTTATGAAAGCATATGATTCT TTTGAAGGTAAAAAGGGGCTGAGGCAAGGTGATCCTATATCTCCTTACTTGTTTGTTCTTGCTATGGAGGTTTTTTCTTGGATTATGGCTGATCACACTAGTGGTAATGGTGGTTTTGAATTTCATCCTAAATGTGTGAGAATGAGGCTTACTCATTTGTGTTTTGCAGATGATCTCTTGATCTTTTCAGAAGCTAGTTTGAGCTCTATAAGAGTTATCAAGGTTGCTCTGCTTGAGTTTGAAAATTTGTCTGGTTTGAAAGCTAACCcttcaaaaagttcattttattgttctgaaatttcagatagATTGAAGCATGTTCTTTTGGATGATTTAAGGATGAAAGAAGGTCATCTCCTTGTGAGGTACCTTGGAGTTCCTCTCATTTCTTCTAGACTTTCTTCAGCTGATTGTGGAGCTTTACTTAGCAGAATTTATGGTCGAATAGATTCTTGGCTTTTCAAAAATCTCTCTTATGCAGGTAGGCTCCAGTTGTTATCTTCTGTTCTTTACAGTTTACAAGTGTATTGGATGGGTATTTTCATTCTTCCCAAAAAGATTATTAGAGCTATTGAACAAAAATTCAATAGGTTTCTTTGGAATGGGAAAGAGGAAGGTGTAGCTAAGGCTAAAGTTGCTTGGTCTAATCTTTGTTTTCCTAAGAAGGAGGGAG GGATATTAATTGAGCAGTATGGCTTTAGGgttgtttatgatgctcaaagtaATATTGAAGCTAAACTGTCTTCTGTCATCTGCAATGgagattggttttggagacctGCGAGATCAGAAGCTTTAGTTGCCATTCAAGCTAGTCTTTCTAAA GATGTCTATGTTAGTGCAAAAACTTGGGAagctcttagaaagaagaatgcAGAG